The following nucleotide sequence is from Cucumis melo cultivar AY chromosome 1, USDA_Cmelo_AY_1.0, whole genome shotgun sequence.
gaacttttttttctttgttaagAAGGATGGAAATgttcataaaataaaaatgatgaaagaagaaacaagaaacaagaaactaAACCTTCGTCAAATGGCCTTAATCTCTTCATTTATTACCATAAATCCTTTCTATAAATTATCGTTCACTCTTTTGTCGGCCCTCTTATGGAATGAATTTCTCATTTACAACCAAGTTCTAAGCAAAAaacatttaatatttaatatttagtGTTTTGAGGGTCGTATAAAAGGAAGAACAAAGTAGAAGAATCCTCTGTCTAATGTCTGAAATCTTGCTGCTGAATATCTCTAGTTGGAAAAGGAGTCACAACACTGACAGAAATCAACTTTTACTGAATAAGAATTATTCTTGGATGAAGCAAAATGAAAGGAAGTATGGCGACAAATTTGTTTGCACGTAAAAGTTGCAGAGATCAAAAGTTGCCAATAGTTAATCATCATTGAAAATTGTTCATTGCAGGACGTAATGAGCGACCCACAGCTAATGATGATTTCAGAAAGCTCCAAGAGCCCGTCTAGTGTATCATCACAGTAGAAGGAGAATGAGGTAAGAGTTATTTGTTAACGCTCCAAAGGAGCAGAGAAATTTGTAAATGGGATGTTATGACCAGTAGTAGGATCGGTGTAAAATACCATAGTACTTGAACAAATCTATCATCACCTCTTGAGTTAACCAAAGTGGATTTACGTGTAGtacataaaaaatattgattataAAGTTGATACCTATGTACCTTATCTTGCCACTTTTCTTAGTCCATTCTCCTTGACAACATGATTACACTACATCTGCCCTATGATGTTCCTTCAAATGATTTGTATTCGCAAGGAGATTGAGAGCTGTTTTTCTTATATAAGATTCATTGTACTTTGACTCTATTGAAAAATTACTGAAAAAAATGATTGGTGTTTTAATACTGCCAACTTCAGCAGAAagtcttcttttcttcttcttccaaaagaAAGAGAGCTGACTGATTAAAATCAGTACACAACTTTAACTAACTAGTAAAAATGAGTATTCAAATCACAGACTAACACTGTGAAAATATATGAAAGTTATGAGACTCACTGATAGAGCAATTAACAATAAAGGGGACTGAACAAGTCAGGGCTTTGAAGGAATATATATGGAAGGAGAAAGCGGGTTAGCAAAAAGAGATGTTTGAAATGACTTTCTAAATGCTTAAAAAATTGAGTTTAAGTGTTACAAAAGTGGTTTAAGCACTTGGAAAGTCATTCCAAATAGGTCCAACATCAACTAATCTTGTCAATTTTTTGATTTGATGTCTCACTTTGTTGGTCTGTTTAGTTTTAGTTTAGTTCTCCTcttaacttcttataggggctcTCTTTCAAAGATTTTGGTGCTTCTTAGTAGTAGGGTTTTTGTCTTCTTTGACTTGTACTCTTCATCAGTTGTGTTTCTCTtctatttatctttttaattgtCTTGTGTTTTGGACACCACTAGTCTATTTTCATTGCTTGGGAAAATGTTGGAAGATGACAAACCACAAACTTTTTCTCTGGAGAGCATCATGCTTTGAGAATCAGTAGTAGATTTCATTAGCAAAGAGTGTCGTAATATCTATTGTTAAGAAGCCAAGTTTTCATTAAGAGAAAATGAGCATACAAAGAAACAAGCCTACACTCCAATCTAACAAAATCAAACCAAGTTCATAGTTACAAAAAGGCCTAGCGACTGTCCACAAGGAGGCATTAAACACAAGGAGCGTTAAATCTTGCTACCTCCCATACTTTATTGCATGACCTCTCCACCTCCCTAAAAATTCTATTGTTTCTCTCGAGCCAAACTCCCCATAAAATAACGCTTGCCACAAAAATTTGTCCTGTCGAAATGACAAACCCAAGAGCACCTCCTCGATACTATCATAACCTTAGCGATTCCAAGCCAAAGTTAAACCAAAATTCTACATCCAACAAAAAAAAGCGTAGCACAACTGTTGTCTGAATGATATGAGAAATTACTAAAGCTTATGGTATATAAAAAAATCATCATGCAATGGTAAGCCAGCTGTTTACAATAATCAGTTATTAAACTAACATATTTTCATCAGTCATTGTCATTTAAGAGACAATATGATCTCTAAATCCTTTGCCTTGAAAAGATTACACAACATCCTCTACCAACATCACTACTTCAATGTTCATTATTTGGTATACAAAACCATATGATACTTCATGAGTTCTTGTCTGCTGCTAGGCCTTATCCAAAGACTTCTATCATCAATTTCTCAGAAGGTTGGATTTCCCATGACTCTTTTCATCATCTATAAATACATATTTGATTGAGTTCAAAAGCAACTCAACTCTTCATTCTTCTCATATCAAGGTGTTTTGAGATCTTCTAGTAAACATTTTTGGGTCTTGTATTTATTGTATCCAAATATAAATATGAGAATTCTTCAGCTTCTCCGACGAGCTTCCAAGGAAGGAGTGGCAGTAGTTCCAAAGGGCTACTGTGCGGTTTATGTTGGAGAGATTCAAAAGAAGCGTTTTGTCATTCCTGTAACTTACTTGAACCAACCATGTTTTCAGGTCTTGCTTAGTCAAGCTGAAGAAGAATTTGGTTATTATCATCCTATGGGTGGTCTTACCATTCAGTGCAGAGAAGATATCTTCACCAATCTCATTTCTCAGTTAAATAGGCCGTGAGAGGCACTGACATGATTGTAACATACAATCTTTTTTTTAGATTAGGAATATTAGACATGATCAGATCCATGCACTTcgtttttcctttttgaaactTGCTCCAATTTTTGTTTCCTTCCATGGGAAGATGTTTCCCTACACAAGGAAATTGTCACTGGTGTCATTTTACTGGGAATCTAAGGGCATGTTTGATCacatttttgtttctattttctattagtgcgatgatttatttttttatagtatataactaaactatatttacactataaaacaagggaaaaagtaagaaaagagatgatagaaacaagaaataattataaaacaagtttttatttttgtttcttcttttcaagGAACAAGAAACATAAATAGTTATAAAGCATACTCttgttttagtttttgaaaaacaagATACAAGacacaagaaacaagaaacagaaaacGAGAACGTTATCAAACGAAATCCAAGTGTATGCAAGAATTGATTTCTTGCTAGAGGCTCTTTTATTTAGTTATACTTTCTGTTTAATTTAAGCAATCCACCATCCGTTTAATATGTATTGCATTCGATTAGCTTCAATTGAGTCATATTTAACTCTatacttatttatttttaaaaatgtttttgtaCAATCCAAGTGATGATAGAATATTCATAATATTTAGAAGTTTGAGATTTATTGTGAAGATTGAGGGTCAAATTTATTCAGAAGACTGACTCGGACATTCAcagacataaaaaaaaaaaaaaaggaaaagattgGGGTTTTCTTTTCTCCATTTTATCATGAAGTTTGGTTTCTAGTTTAATACAACTGGGTTCTTTTTAGTTGCATCGTTGCGGTTCTTTCTTAACAAGATACAGAATGTTGAAGAAAATAACCTCTCAAacgaagaaaatgaaaagaaacaaataacAATCAAAACAGCtgaccaacaaaaaaaaaaaaggccaaAACAGAAGTCACCAAGCGAGACTTACACCATAAAGATCCCAACAAAATAATAAGTGTAACCAATAAATGATGATTTGCATTTGTTGTGAACTGAAATTGAATAAGATGAATTGAAAGGTATAAAAAACACAAATCTCAGAAGGAAAGATGCCTTTAAGGAACAGGTAAAAATGTCTTTGAGTTGGTACAGTATTCAAGAGGAAATTCTTTTCGTAAGAATGCCACTGGCCCCCAAGAATTCTTTTGTTCTTTCTAATGAAAGTCGTTGAttctgttaaaaaaaataatagtaaacaATAAATAACAGTGGGACAACTTGATTGCCAAGATTGAGCTACTAGTTCAATTAAGAATTTTCCATGGCAAGCTTCTTCCTTGGGTCGATCATTTCAAATCAGCTCCCTTGAAGGCTTCATTATGGTGTTCTTTTTCCAAGTTGATCATGAGATTTTCGCATCAGAATATTTATCTTAATTGGGGCACTTTCATATATCTTTcttagaatttttattttaacctaTTATTATATTGTCTCTTATTGTTATTGCTTTTGTTATCAGTATTATTCTCTTCGTTACATCATTGAAAATTTGCGTTTCTTGCtcaggaaaagaaaatgttctcTTCATAATGAATGCTAAGCTGACAATGgggtttctttttctttatcatCTTGTACTTGGAAGTATTTTCTTCCACTTACAAGTTTACGTTGTACTACGGCACCTGTACGTATGACTTTTCCGAGCTTTACAACTATGAACAACCGACAAAAAACCCACTTTAGTTAAAATTCTTATACCACGAAAAATTGTGACAGACATGGCTATATAATGCAGTTAAATTTTCTGTCAACATATAGTCGCTGTCAATTGTTATCTCATCAAGAGGACAACAAAGCCTTAAGTGCCTCAAATATGTCTATGAATCTACTGGAACTTGCTTAGTTGTATTGAATTCTCTTCTCAATATTGTCCATAAACAAAAGTAGGCCACCTATGATGTTTCTACGTAAGGATCCAAAATGGCCCCACGTTAACCCATGAACTTGAAGTTCTCATTATGGCTTGAAAgacaaatccatgtgattgttTCTGAGTTAGTTCCTTTCTGGCATTGAATGGTACCTTCTTGCCTTGTCAATATTTCTATCTCCAATAAATCTCACCCTTCATTTATATAAAGGATCATATAATTGGGTTCACAAACAGCAAGCCTTCCACATTCCCGCATCACAAGAAATCTCCTTTGACAATCCTTCAAGTTAAAAGTTCCACTAGTTCCTCGAAAAGAAAAATACTATACCATGGGGTTTCGTTTGCCTAGTATTGTTCACACTAAGCCAAGTCTTCAACGATCCACATCGACAGGAAATAGAGCCACTCCAAAGTCTCTTGATGTTCTGAAAGGATGCTTTACGGTCTATGTCGGAGAAGAACAGAAGAAGCGTTTTGTCATCCCGCTATCTTACTTGAACCAACCtttgtttcaaaatttgttGAGTCAAGCTGAAGAAGAATTTGGATATGATTATCCAATGGGTGGCATCACTATTCCCTGCAATGAAGATACTTTTGTTGATATTATTCATAGTTTATGACTCATGAGTCGTAAGGATAGAGATTAGGATAGAGTTTAGAAATAGACGGTACAAAGAAAAGTATAGAACAGTATAGTAGAACATAGACAGATTAGAGTTTCAACACTTTCGAATATTGTACACTTATGTTTCTTTTTGTGATAGAAACACGAATCTAAGTAGATGATATTAGTTGGACaatcttcttttattttttattattctttcatTTAATCTCTACAGTAGCTATATAGGAATTACACAGAAGATGAAGACCTAAGCAGGGCAAATAGCAATTATTTCAAGGTATAACTGATTAGGATAACCAATTACTCTAAATTCAGTTAACTGTTATTTAAGAGACTTATTACTCTGATTAACATTATATTGATTATGTTTTTTCCAAAACAAAACTAACAAAACACTAACTTATACTTTGGAATTCAAGAAGGGTTAAAACAAAAGAATCTACCCTCGATTTCTCCCCATATATTCAATTCTTGATGGGGATTCCTTGTAAAATTCTCACCAAACAACGGCAGCTAATTTTGTACACTAACTAAAGTACAATACCATGAGAAATATATAAATGACTGATGCAGTGATAGTATTTTCGACTACATTTAATTGAAAATGGTGGGGTTTATAGTTTCTTGCACAATTGTGGACAATGTGCTTGCCAACTGATATATACAATCTCAATCACTGCCTAACTCTATAATAAGTTGGTAGTGGCTCCCACATAACACAGCCACATTTCATAGACTTTAATCTGCACGTAAAAACATTACTTAACCTTATAGCCATATCATATTCTTTGCTAGATCAAGGAAGGTGGATTATTTGGCTATCCGATCCTGTACCTTTCCATCTTGCATGGTTAGTGGCACAAAACAATTGTGCGACACTTGCTGAGCAAGAGGCCAACTCGAATTTGAAATGCCCTGTTTTGGAgagaaattttagaaattagatTCTACAAAAAAGTTGGAAGAATGAAATCTTTTAGTGACATtccattgtttaattttatttaagttCGATCAACTTTAAAAATGTTTAATAAATTCTCAACTTTCAAATTCATGTTTTTGTTAAGTAGAGAGTTTTGATCTATCTATTAAAGTTTTTCCTTGATGATGTCTAATAAGTTGATGAACTTCAACCTCATGTCAATAATAGGCACCTCACATATTCAATGCtattaaaatttaatgaatttacTAGATAGAATTAAGATTTATGTCTAATTGAATCCtaaatttgtaatatttttctcataagtttgtgaattttaaaaattattaaataaattatgttTAAAAGTTTAGAACTCATATGAAAATCAAATGTACCTAAATTACTTTTGAAATCAATACATCAACCATCACTTTTATTGAAATATAAAGTAATAACTACAAGATAACCCAAGTATAAAGCACTTAGAACTTTCTTCTTGAGTGCATTCACCAAGCCGTAGATCACTCCACACTAATTGCCTACCCTTCATCCACTCATCTTTCTTCTAACTCCCTATCTAATTATCTTAAGATTCATAACGAGGAAGGCAAGAAAGAGTGACTGATAAACAATATGACAATATTTTGTTTGGGCATCATTGCTTTGCACAAGATAATACAATATTTCTAATGTAATATGCAATGAGTAgtaagaaaaaagaatcaaGTGGATGATTTAAAAAGTTCACCACCATAAGTTGTTTGAAAAGTTATAACATGAGGATACAATATGCTAAAATATTGCTTAAAACATTGAAAAACAATAGATACATAAGATTTACAAACAATAAAAAAGATTCAAGTATATTTAAGGTATGTTTAGGAGAGATTGTTTAAATagtaattttagaaaaagagaTAATACAATTAGttttgtaaaattgattttgataCAATCATATTGATATttagtttcaaattttaaatttttgaaaggTGATTTTGAATTGTTATGTTTAGTTTCTAAGTCAACTAATTAtagaaaaatcattttaaaacgATTTTAgcttttttaaaatcaatttcaaCATTTTCTAAATATGAGTGTTTGAAAGGATAGTGATTCTGGAGATGGAAAAATGATTTTGGTCATGCCAAAATCACTTCGAAACACTCCAAAAATTATTGTGAAGTTGAACCATTTATAGAAATTTTACTGACAGAATCTCATACATCAGTATGAAAAGGCTCTAAAAGAAATGTACCGAAACCTTCTTTGATCAATTAAAAGAAAGTCTCCTCACTTTTTCCATGTAGACAATATTCACACTTACTTTATTTGAAGTATATGGCAAATGCAACaagaaaacaacaaacttaaGAAGAACAGCAATATGAGCAAAAGAGGACTTGTCAGCAACATAAGCAACAGTAGAACAATAGACTGGTGGAAGATAAACTAGAAGCAGCCACAGCCTTAGAAGTGATCAGATCACCAATGCTAGGCCTTTGGAACAAAAATTTTCCCGAAGACTTGTCCTGAATTGAAAATTATTCGGAGCAAAAAGCGATAAGACAATTATTTTTAACACTGAGTTAATGAACAAAAAGGAAACTAGAGATAATATTAAGAAACACAAACAAGATTAGAAAGAGAGAAATAGGAAGAAGGTTCAAAAGTATCACAACCTGAGTGGGACATAGGCCGAGTCTGTCCATTACCAATGCCAACTTGTTCTTCACCATTATATTCAGGTGCAAGAGAAACATAATTCATATCTGAAGTAATACGAGTGTTGCAACCTGAATCAGTCAAAGAAGACGAATTCACAATAGATAGAAATGCATTATTCTGCGATGCAACCATTGCAGCAAGTTGTTGTGGAGGATGACGTCCTTGAAAATTATAGTTCATGCGATTGAAACAATCGAGTGCAGTGTGGCCACGACGTGAACAAATCTGACAAGTTGCATGATTATCATGAACAGACTTTTGTTCTGGGGAAGAACCATGACCACGAGTTTGAGCATCGAAAGAAAAGCGTCCATGTCCATAATGTTTACCATGTCCATTGCCTCGAACAAAGTTGTTATCGAAAGTAGGAGCACAAGACAGGAGAGATTGAGAAGAAGAGAGTAAAACAGTCGGTTGATTATACGAATCATCACCCTTGGATTGTTTTGCAAGAGCTGATTCCTCAGCTCTTAGAAGAACATGAAGTTCTTCAAAAGTAACAGGTTGAGAACGTGTACGCATTGACGTTCGAAAAGTGTTATACTCATTTGGAAGGCCATTTAAAGCATAGATAAGAAGATCCTCTTCATTAATAAAAGTAGAAACATTAGCAAGTTTATCCTTGATCTCCTTTATCCGTTTAATGTAGGCATCAATAGATTCATCAGGCTTCTTGTAAATAGTTTGCAAATCCGACTTTAAATTCACCACATTAGACCGGGAACCAGAAGAATAAAGCTTTGCAAGAACATCCCAAACCTGTTTGGAAGAAGTGCTTCCAACAACATATGCCAAAGCCTCAGGTGAAAGTGTAGCATTTATGACTGTCATAAGAGCTTGATCCTTAGCAATCCAATCTTCATATGAAGGATTCGATTGAGGCGGAACGGTTGAGGTAGAAGAGGAATTATTAGTCCGAGGAGGACATGGATTAGTACCATCAATAAAGCCATAAAGTTTATGAGCTTTCAAAATCGCTGTCAATTGGAATTTCCAAAGGACAAAATTTGTAGAGTCAAGCCTCATTGAAATCAGGTTACAGATGTTGGACAGTAGAAAAATTGGTGAAAGTGAATCTTTCTCAGCCGAAGAAGAAGGCAAGGTAGTTGAGGAACTCATCTGGTACACTTGGCAAAAGATCAAGAGAGACTTGAGACTTCAGTTTCACAAAGAAAGAAGTTCAAACACTTCGAACAAAGAAAAGATGagtgaagaaaaaaacaaatgttaggctctgataccatgagAAACTTCCATCtgtgaataataataaaacacaaaTGCTACCATATAAATAGGAAAACGAACAGCCTAACTACTCATAATAACTTTTACTAACTCatttcctttctctttcttttttcctcttattAAACTTAATCATCAAGAAAAGAATCCAAGTTTCACCTTCGATCTGTATGTGATGTCTTTATTGACCTTATGATTTTCAAACTACTTTTTAGTGAAAGCAATGATAATGATGTAGTATTCAATCAAGATTTTGAATTTTGGATCTCAAAGTTTTGACTTTATACTCATATCCTCTGTCATGATATGGAGTGGGAACTCATTTAGGAATCTCTCAAACTGAAATTTCAAGAAATGGATATTGATTAGTTTAGGCACAGTCAAGTTCTAAAGTGACAGGTTAATATTAGTGTATTGATGTCTAGTCAACAATTTTGAACCACCACTGGACTAATAGAAACAAATCTATGTGTGATTTTTGTAGATTGTATACCACGAGACGGTAGCGGCTGGATTTGTACACCAACCAATGTACATCAACAAACAGAACCAGTTCTTGATGATAAGTCAGTAAACTGAGCCATTGTGATATACTAATTCCCTAGTTTAGCCATCATCTTTATTTGATCAGAATATAATTTACTTAAAGCAACATGTTATAAAATCTGCATAGCAAAAAAGAGGTATATagataaacaatttttttactatataaTCAGTATAGACAAAGCCTCATTGGAGCAGTACAAGTTGAAAGCTTTTCTTCAACAGTAATAGACATTTGTGCCTATGCTATTGTATTGTTATGAAATTGACAAATAAAGAAAGCACACAAAATGTAAACAATAAAGATCGACATAGAAATTTGCACGATTCCCTAATAGTCGATTCCCTAATAGTGTATTAGCTATATCCACAGACAGAGGGTAGATCAATTTATTACTAGGGAGAAATACTAAATAATGCAGATTGCATAAGTACCTCTAAGGTTAGATGGTTTATACAAAATGCAACCCTCTAAATTGTAGAGTCAAACTTGTACATGCTGAGAGCCTTATGTTTGGTTGTTCAGAGCGTCATATAACAAATTCAAAAACAACAACCTTGAAAGTAGTCTGCCACCAATTTACTTCAATAATAACCTCACCTTTCCCTTTCTGTCTTTCACCAGCTTCTTGTGAAAAGCTATGCAGATCCATCACAAAGAAGGCCCTTTCTTGTAGTATCGACACAATATAAGTTATTCTCTTTTAAGTTGCAAAATGCAGCTTCATCACTATTTTAAATTGCCAAATGTAGGTTCTACTCCTTTACCAATTGTCAGACAGATATATCCCCAATGACTTCACATAAAACAAGCAAAGCCAATTCAATGAGAAAATAGGCAGTCGAGACAAGTCGAATGAAAAGTTAATAGTATCTATTCAATTGGTCTGGCTATGGCTAATGTTTTGTCATCCAATAGAGTGCTTATAATGGTTCTCCTCTCTACTTCCATCCTGTACCTCTATATGTTTCAACAGTACCATGGTATGTCATTATCCACGCTAAAGATTTGTTAGTGTTAGAGTTCTCTACTAACACTAACAACCAACAAAGTACCCTAGCTAGAATATGTCCCACTAAAGAAAACAGTAATAGACAGAGCTATTAAATgcaattaaaattttgttttagcGGGACAAGAAGGGTTTTGAGTGCCTCTAGTATGTCCATAATCCAATCGAAATTTTAGAGGTTCACTGAACCCACTTCAACAGTTCTTATTGGAAAGCCAAAGTAGGC
It contains:
- the LOC107990908 gene encoding auxin-induced protein 15A-like; the protein is MRILQLLRRASKEGVAVVPKGYCAVYVGEIQKKRFVIPVTYLNQPCFQVLLSQAEEEFGYYHPMGGLTIQCREDIFTNLISQLNRP
- the LOC103490319 gene encoding retrovirus-related Pol polyprotein from transposon RE1 isoform X1; this encodes MSSSTTLPSSSAEKDSLSPIFLLSNICNLISMRLDSTNFVLWKFQLTAILKAHKLYGFIDGTNPCPPRTNNSSSTSTVPPQSNPSYEDWIAKDQALMTVINATLSPEALAYVVGSTSSKQVWDVLAKLYSSGSRSNVVNLKSDLQTIYKKPDESIDAYIKRIKEIKDKLANVSTFINEEDLLIYALNGLPNEYNTFRTSMRTRSQPVTFEELHVLLRAEESALAKQSKGDDSYNQPTVLLSSSQSLLSCAPTFDNNFVRGNGHGKHYGHGRFSFDAQTRGHGSSPEQKSVHDNHATCQICSRRGHTALDCFNRMNYNFQGRHPPQQLAAMVASQNNAFLSIVNSSSLTDSGCNTRITSDMNYVSLAPEYNGEEQVGIGNGQTRPMSHSGHFKFELASCSASVAQLFCATNHARWKGNSDATHWIIISKFFFSLTQQILKQRLVQVR
- the LOC103490319 gene encoding retrovirus-related Pol polyprotein from transposon RE1 isoform X2 — its product is MSSSTTLPSSSAEKDSLSPIFLLSNICNLISMRLDSTNFVLWKFQLTAILKAHKLYGFIDGTNPCPPRTNNSSSTSTVPPQSNPSYEDWIAKDQALMTVINATLSPEALAYVVGSTSSKQVWDVLAKLYSSGSRSNVVNLKSDLQTIYKKPDESIDAYIKRIKEIKDKLANVSTFINEEDLLIYALNGLPNEYNTFRTSMRTRSQPVTFEELHVLLRAEESALAKQSKGDDSYNQPTVLLSSSQSLLSCAPTFDNNFVRGNGHGKHYGHGRFSFDAQTRGHGSSPEQKSVHDNHATCQICSRRGHTALDCFNRMNYNFQGRHPPQQLAAMVASQNNAFLSIVNSSSLTDSGCNTRITSDMNYVSLAPEYNGEEQVGIGNGQTRPMSHSGQVFGKIFVPKA